The Desmonostoc muscorum LEGE 12446 genome includes a region encoding these proteins:
- a CDS encoding GNAT family N-acetyltransferase, with protein MAAGIKMTSLLPRNLSVVIRPVQYRDLDGIERITQESFAALTPKGANFAISQMQRLRRWYGLLKFLSWFPNPLQYGLCAYVAEQGRMLLGMIQVSPFNRTRSTWRIDQVLLERGADKQGIGSQLLRHCFESILEARTWLLEVNINDIEALALYRQNGFQRLAEMTYWEIEPELLVELAQAEPDLPNLLPVSNADAQLLYQLDTASMPPLVRQVFDRNTRDFKTSLFGALTDAVKQWVTKTEVVSGYVFEPQRKAAIGYFQVQLDRKGEVPHVATLTVHPAYTWLYPELLSQLARIAQDFPQQGLQLASSDYQAEREEYLERIGAKRIEHTLIMSRSVWHKLRESKFVSLEGIQWTDMLQGLQPARKPIPGGMSWVQPGKSPSSDRPQPSKSEPINFSVKNTSMEALPIPESADAQQEN; from the coding sequence ATGGCGGCTGGAATAAAAATGACTTCATTACTTCCCCGAAATCTCAGCGTTGTCATCCGACCAGTCCAATACCGGGATCTGGACGGAATTGAGCGCATAACTCAAGAGTCATTCGCAGCCCTTACTCCCAAGGGAGCAAATTTTGCCATCAGCCAGATGCAAAGGCTGCGTCGCTGGTATGGATTACTCAAATTTTTGAGTTGGTTTCCTAACCCGCTACAGTATGGCCTCTGCGCTTATGTAGCAGAGCAAGGGCGGATGCTTCTAGGGATGATTCAAGTGTCACCTTTTAACCGCACACGCAGTACTTGGCGCATCGATCAAGTGTTACTAGAACGTGGTGCGGATAAACAAGGAATTGGCTCCCAGCTTTTGCGTCATTGCTTTGAATCGATTTTGGAAGCTCGCACTTGGCTACTGGAAGTTAACATCAACGACATAGAAGCGCTGGCACTGTATCGACAAAATGGATTTCAGCGTCTGGCAGAAATGACATACTGGGAAATCGAGCCGGAATTGCTTGTTGAATTGGCACAAGCAGAGCCAGATTTACCCAACCTCTTGCCAGTGAGCAATGCTGATGCCCAGCTGTTATATCAATTAGATACGGCATCAATGCCGCCTTTGGTACGTCAAGTTTTTGACCGCAATACCCGTGACTTTAAAACGAGTTTGTTCGGCGCTTTAACTGATGCCGTCAAGCAATGGGTAACCAAAACAGAAGTAGTGAGTGGTTACGTATTTGAACCCCAACGCAAAGCCGCCATCGGCTATTTTCAGGTGCAACTTGACCGGAAGGGCGAAGTACCCCACGTTGCAACGCTGACGGTTCATCCTGCTTACACTTGGCTGTATCCAGAATTACTATCTCAACTGGCTCGTATTGCCCAAGATTTTCCTCAACAAGGCTTACAATTAGCTTCTTCCGATTATCAGGCAGAGCGAGAAGAGTATTTGGAGCGAATCGGGGCAAAACGTATAGAACATACGCTAATTATGTCTCGCTCTGTTTGGCACAAGCTACGGGAGTCAAAATTCGTCTCCTTAGAAGGAATTCAGTGGACTGATATGCTACAAGGTCTACAACCGGCTCGAAAACCCATACCAGGCGGAATGTCGTGGGTACAACCAGGAAAGTCACCATCGTCAGATAGACCACAGCCAAGCAAATCAGAACCGATTAATTTTTCGGTAAAAAACACTAGCATGGAAGCATTGCCGATTCCGGAATCAGCAGATGCACAGCAGGAGAATTAG
- a CDS encoding DUF3727 domain-containing protein, translating into MSFSTFPEENDNAHAGSITLTDDKGRSLECYIEHSLEVDGQEYVLLLPVDSPVEIFSWQGEDEEEEAVLVEDDAIIEQIFSTAQAVLSEQNLTLKNTAYALTVAGDLPPVEESELFTLEIEDEEADLEPEQLQLLASFYDEHQEYAIYTPLDPLLFFARITKTGEPELLSPEEFRQVQPLLEEHLFNEVE; encoded by the coding sequence ATGTCTTTCTCTACATTTCCTGAAGAAAATGATAACGCTCATGCGGGTTCCATCACTTTAACCGATGACAAAGGGCGATCGCTCGAATGTTACATCGAGCATTCCCTTGAGGTAGATGGACAAGAATATGTTTTACTTCTTCCTGTAGACTCACCTGTAGAAATTTTTTCCTGGCAAGGTGAAGATGAGGAAGAAGAAGCAGTTCTTGTAGAAGATGACGCCATTATTGAGCAAATTTTTAGCACTGCCCAAGCTGTACTATCTGAGCAAAACTTAACACTGAAGAATACAGCTTATGCTCTGACAGTTGCAGGTGATTTACCGCCAGTTGAAGAATCAGAACTCTTTACTTTAGAAATCGAAGACGAAGAAGCAGATTTAGAGCCGGAGCAATTACAGCTATTGGCCAGCTTCTATGATGAACATCAGGAGTATGCAATCTATACACCCCTCGATCCGCTGTTATTTTTTGCACGAATAACGAAAACAGGTGAACCGGAATTACTTTCTCCAGAAGAGTTTCGTCAAGTACAACCGCTTTTAGAGGAACATCTTTTTAATGAAGTAGAGTAA
- the ruvX gene encoding Holliday junction resolvase RuvX: MIPQEQAKPFISALGLDLGSKRIGVAGCDGTGLIATGITTIERTSFEQDVQQIRQIINERRVQILIMGLPYSMDGSLGFQARQVQKFAKRLAKTLNLPVEYVDERLTSFQAEQLLIAENRSPSRHKALIDRKAASLILQQWLDTRRINSHSSVAAIDY; this comes from the coding sequence GTGATACCGCAAGAGCAAGCAAAACCCTTTATTTCAGCTTTGGGATTAGATTTGGGTAGCAAGCGGATTGGTGTTGCTGGGTGCGATGGCACGGGTTTGATTGCCACAGGTATCACCACAATTGAGCGTACATCTTTTGAGCAGGATGTCCAGCAAATCCGGCAAATAATTAATGAACGTCGGGTGCAAATCCTGATTATGGGTTTACCTTATTCAATGGATGGCTCACTAGGATTTCAGGCACGTCAAGTGCAAAAATTTGCCAAAAGACTTGCAAAGACGCTGAATTTGCCTGTGGAATACGTAGATGAGCGATTAACTTCATTTCAAGCAGAACAACTGCTCATAGCTGAGAATCGCTCCCCATCACGCCATAAAGCTTTGATTGACCGCAAGGCAGCCTCTTTGATTTTGCAACAATGGCTCGATACTAGGCGTATTAATTCCCACAGTTCAGTGGCAGCTATTGACTATTGA